CAAGATTTAATTTATCTTCAGAATAAGAACGGTAGTGCAGAAGTTGCAATTGCCGAAGTAGAATCTAAACCATACAGACTTCAAACTAATGATGTTTTGAGCATTACCTTGAAGGCAATTGACCCTAAATTAGTGGCTATTTTTAATCCATCTACTAAAATTGATGGGGTGTCAAAATCAGAAACAGACTTGTATTTTGATGGATTTACAGTAGATGATCATGGAAATATACGAATCCCAATTTTAGGAGAAATTAACGTTATAGGATATACACTTGAAGAAGTGAGGGTTAGAATTGAAAAACAATTATTAGCAGAATATTTTAACAAAGAAGCTAATATTTTTGTTACAGTTAAATTGGCCGGATTTAGATATACAATCAATGGTGAAGTAGGAAGCCCAGGAACAAAAACATTGTTTCAAGAGCGTATAAATGTCATGGAAGCTATTGCTAATTCTGGGGATATTACTATAACGGGAAATAGAAAAGCAGTGACGATTATGAGAAAATCTCCAACAGGAATTCAAATGCATGATTTAGATCTTACTGATATTAATGTGATGCAATCTCCATATTATTATTTGCAGCCTAATGATTTTATCTATGTAAAGCCACTGAAACAAAAAACGTGGGGAACAGGGAAAACAGGATTAGAGTCTTTAGGGACTATTATTACACTTCTGTCTTTGGCTACAACTACTTTTCTATTGTTGAAAAATTAAAATAGAGTTCGAAATGTTAGATATAAAAGATTTTTCGGTTTTTGAAAACCAAGCTAGTTTCGACTTTAAAGGATTTTTAATTAAAATTGGAAGCTATTGGAAATGGTTTTTGGTGAGTTTAATTATAACATTCACAATTGCCTATCAAGTAAATATTAGGAAAGAAAAAATCTATTCCGTAGAAACTGTTGTTGCTGTAAAAGAAGAAACAAATCCATTATTTACATCAAATACTAGTTTGACTTTTAATTGGGGAGGTACTTCAGATCAGGTCCAGACTATTTCAACTACATTACAATCTAGGTCGCACAATGAACTTGTTGTCGATAAATTGCAGTATTACATTAGTTATTTAGCACAAGGTGAATATAATCTTGTAGATGCTTATGGAGTAGTTCCGTTTTATGTAAATATTGATAAAACTAAAGGCCAA
Above is a window of Flavobacterium sp. 123 DNA encoding:
- a CDS encoding polysaccharide biosynthesis/export family protein, producing the protein MSKSILCLSLIISLLFSSCIPTQDLIYLQNKNGSAEVAIAEVESKPYRLQTNDVLSITLKAIDPKLVAIFNPSTKIDGVSKSETDLYFDGFTVDDHGNIRIPILGEINVIGYTLEEVRVRIEKQLLAEYFNKEANIFVTVKLAGFRYTINGEVGSPGTKTLFQERINVMEAIANSGDITITGNRKAVTIMRKSPTGIQMHDLDLTDINVMQSPYYYLQPNDFIYVKPLKQKTWGTGKTGLESLGTIITLLSLATTTFLLLKN